A single Syngnathoides biaculeatus isolate LvHL_M chromosome 18, ASM1980259v1, whole genome shotgun sequence DNA region contains:
- the dnajc18 gene encoding dnaJ homolog subfamily C member 18 isoform X5, translating into MDKDEADRLIDKAKLLLRSGRKDRALELLYEAQNIYPSTRARGLIDAIVKNGSNAAPEANHVPPPRGWRDEDFGSAEKSQVSGDSRKSYTEEQRQGVHRIKNCRDFYEILGVPKNSSDEDLKKAYRKLALKFHPDKNFAPGATDAFKAIGNAYAVLSNPEKRQQYDQYGDQSPAAESASQPTTHHRHYRNFHRDFEADISPEELFNIFFGGRFPTGNVHVYTNQGASYSQFYQPRRRRPYERREDVAEDNPSQNTFTALLQLLPVLVLILISVFTQMMATNPPYSLFYKPSMGLVVSRETQHMGVPYYVDKGFEKEYSGDALDELEKTIESDYIEHLQSSCWKEKQQKSDLMNLGQLYRDERLKQKAESMRLDNCDKLHRLVGRQRGK; encoded by the exons ATGGATAAAGACGAAGCGGATCGGCTGATAGACAAGGCGAAGCTTTTGTTACGGTCAGGACGGAAGGACCGAGCGCTGGAGCTGCTCTACGAAGCTCAGAATATCTACCCCAGCACGCGGGCCAGAG GGCTGATTGACGCCATAGTTAAAAATGGAAGCAACGCAGCTCCGGAAGCGAACCACGTGCCCCCGCCTAGAGGCTGGAGAGATGAGGACTTTGGAAGCGCAGAGAAAAGTCAGGTGAGCGGCGACAGCAGGAAGAGCTACACGGAAGAGCAGCGCCAGGGTGTTCACAG GATTAAGAATTGCAGAGACTTCTATGAGATTCTTGGTGTTCCCAAGAATTCCAGCGATGAAGATCTGAAGAAAGCGTACAGGAAGCTGGCCCTCAAGTTCCACCCTGACAAAAACTTTGCTCCTGGGGCCACGGATGCATTCAAAG CGATCGGCAACGCGTACGCGGTGCTAAGCAATCCGGAGAAAAGGCAGCAGTATGATCAGTATGGCGACCAATCGCCAGCAGCTGAGAGTGCATCCCAACCCACCACTCACCATCGCCACTACCGAAACTTCCACAGAGACTTTGAGGCCGACATATCCCCCGAGGAACtcttcaacattttctttggcggaCGTTTCCCCACAG GAAACGTTCACGTGTACACCAACCAGGGAGCCTCCTACTCTCAGTTCTACCAGCCTCGTCGGCGACGACCTTATGAGAGACGTGAGGATGTGGCGGAGGACAACCCGAGTCAA AACACCTTCACAGCTCTGCTGCAGCTCCTCCCTGTCCTGGTGCTGATCCTCATCTCGGTATTCACTCAGATGATGGCCACCAACCCGCCGTACAGTCTCTTCTATAAGCC GAGCATGGGCCTGGTGGTTTCCCGGGAAACGCAGCACATGGGCGTTCCGTACTACGTGGATAAAGGTTTTGAGAAGGAATACAGCGGCGACGCCCTGGACGAGCTGGAGAAGACGATAGAAAGCGACTACATTGAACACTTGCAGAGCAGCTGTTGGAAGGAGAAACAGCAAA AGTCAGACTTGATGAACCTCGGGCAGCTCTACCGAGACGAGCGTCTGAAGCAGAAGGCGGAGTCCATGAGGTTGGACAACTGCGACAAGTTGCACAGACTGGTCGGACGTCAGAGAGGCAAATGA
- the dnajc18 gene encoding dnaJ homolog subfamily C member 18 isoform X2: protein MDKDEADRLIDKAKLLLRSGRKDRALELLYEAQNIYPSTRARGLIDAIVKNGSNAAPEANHVPPPRGWRDEDFGSAEKSQVSGDSRKSYTEEQRQGVHRIKNCRDFYEILGVPKNSSDEDLKKAYRKLALKFHPDKNFAPGATDAFKAIGNAYAVLSNPEKRQQYDQYGDQSPAAESASQPTTHHRHYRNFHRDFEADISPEELFNIFFGGRFPTGNVHVYTNQGASYSQFYQPRRRRPYERREDVAEDNPSQNTFTALLQLLPVLVLILISVFTQMMATNPPYSLFYKPSMGLVVSRETQHMGVPYYVDKGFEKEYSGDALDELEKTIESDYIEHLQSSCWKEKQQKSDLMNLGQLYRDERLKQKAESMRLDNCDKLHRLVGRQRGGGTVEAWFARLCRSSEGPGSHPGPASSCLRGFSPAPHLVCGVLPSQTLTAPQAFGADPRLRRLHDELGREKLLDLLKDVTLHLQGHVVHVVIQTVVHDGVLKHQHDVPLELGRGPHGTALDILLNGGQVHGPAPLKNVS from the exons ATGGATAAAGACGAAGCGGATCGGCTGATAGACAAGGCGAAGCTTTTGTTACGGTCAGGACGGAAGGACCGAGCGCTGGAGCTGCTCTACGAAGCTCAGAATATCTACCCCAGCACGCGGGCCAGAG GGCTGATTGACGCCATAGTTAAAAATGGAAGCAACGCAGCTCCGGAAGCGAACCACGTGCCCCCGCCTAGAGGCTGGAGAGATGAGGACTTTGGAAGCGCAGAGAAAAGTCAGGTGAGCGGCGACAGCAGGAAGAGCTACACGGAAGAGCAGCGCCAGGGTGTTCACAG GATTAAGAATTGCAGAGACTTCTATGAGATTCTTGGTGTTCCCAAGAATTCCAGCGATGAAGATCTGAAGAAAGCGTACAGGAAGCTGGCCCTCAAGTTCCACCCTGACAAAAACTTTGCTCCTGGGGCCACGGATGCATTCAAAG CGATCGGCAACGCGTACGCGGTGCTAAGCAATCCGGAGAAAAGGCAGCAGTATGATCAGTATGGCGACCAATCGCCAGCAGCTGAGAGTGCATCCCAACCCACCACTCACCATCGCCACTACCGAAACTTCCACAGAGACTTTGAGGCCGACATATCCCCCGAGGAACtcttcaacattttctttggcggaCGTTTCCCCACAG GAAACGTTCACGTGTACACCAACCAGGGAGCCTCCTACTCTCAGTTCTACCAGCCTCGTCGGCGACGACCTTATGAGAGACGTGAGGATGTGGCGGAGGACAACCCGAGTCAA AACACCTTCACAGCTCTGCTGCAGCTCCTCCCTGTCCTGGTGCTGATCCTCATCTCGGTATTCACTCAGATGATGGCCACCAACCCGCCGTACAGTCTCTTCTATAAGCC GAGCATGGGCCTGGTGGTTTCCCGGGAAACGCAGCACATGGGCGTTCCGTACTACGTGGATAAAGGTTTTGAGAAGGAATACAGCGGCGACGCCCTGGACGAGCTGGAGAAGACGATAGAAAGCGACTACATTGAACACTTGCAGAGCAGCTGTTGGAAGGAGAAACAGCAAA AGTCAGACTTGATGAACCTCGGGCAGCTCTACCGAGACGAGCGTCTGAAGCAGAAGGCGGAGTCCATGAGGTTGGACAACTGCGACAAGTTGCACAGACTGGTCGGACGTCAGAGAG gaggcggcacggtagaaGCCTGGTTTGCACGTCTGTgtcgcagttctgagggcccgggttcacatcccggacccgcctcctcgtgcctgcgtggattttctccgg CGCCGCACCTTGTCTGTGGAGTCCTGCCGTCGCAGACCCTCACGGCCCCTCAGGCCTTTGGCGCCGATCCCAGACTCCGACGTCTCCATGATGAGTTGGGTCGCGAGAAACTGCTGGATCTGCTCAAGGACGTCACGCTGCATCTCCAGGGCCATGTGGTACACGTCGTGATCCAAACTGTTGTACATGATGGCGTTCTGAAACATCAGCATGATGTCCCGCTGGAACTCGGCCGTGGTCCGCATGGAACCGCTCTCGATATTCTTCTTAATGGTGGCCAGGTCCATGGGCCTGCACCATTGAAGAATGTGAGCTGA
- the dnajc18 gene encoding dnaJ homolog subfamily C member 18 isoform X4 — protein sequence MDKDEADRLIDKAKLLLRSGRKDRALELLYEAQNIYPSTRARGLIDAIVKNGSNAAPEANHVPPPRGWRDEDFGSAEKSQVSGDSRKSYTEEQRQGVHRIKNCRDFYEILGVPKNSSDEDLKKAYRKLALKFHPDKNFAPGATDAFKAIGNAYAVLSNPEKRQQYDQYGDQSPAAESASQPTTHHRHYRNFHRDFEADISPEELFNIFFGGRFPTGNVHVYTNQGASYSQFYQPRRRRPYERREDVAEDNPSQNTFTALLQLLPVLVLILISVFTQMMATNPPYSLFYKPSMGLVVSRETQHMGVPYYVDKGFEKEYSGDALDELEKTIESDYIEHLQSSCWKEKQQKSDLMNLGQLYRDERLKQKAESMRLDNCDKLHRLVGRQRGGGTVEAWFARLCRSSEGPGSHPGPASSCLRGFSPV from the exons ATGGATAAAGACGAAGCGGATCGGCTGATAGACAAGGCGAAGCTTTTGTTACGGTCAGGACGGAAGGACCGAGCGCTGGAGCTGCTCTACGAAGCTCAGAATATCTACCCCAGCACGCGGGCCAGAG GGCTGATTGACGCCATAGTTAAAAATGGAAGCAACGCAGCTCCGGAAGCGAACCACGTGCCCCCGCCTAGAGGCTGGAGAGATGAGGACTTTGGAAGCGCAGAGAAAAGTCAGGTGAGCGGCGACAGCAGGAAGAGCTACACGGAAGAGCAGCGCCAGGGTGTTCACAG GATTAAGAATTGCAGAGACTTCTATGAGATTCTTGGTGTTCCCAAGAATTCCAGCGATGAAGATCTGAAGAAAGCGTACAGGAAGCTGGCCCTCAAGTTCCACCCTGACAAAAACTTTGCTCCTGGGGCCACGGATGCATTCAAAG CGATCGGCAACGCGTACGCGGTGCTAAGCAATCCGGAGAAAAGGCAGCAGTATGATCAGTATGGCGACCAATCGCCAGCAGCTGAGAGTGCATCCCAACCCACCACTCACCATCGCCACTACCGAAACTTCCACAGAGACTTTGAGGCCGACATATCCCCCGAGGAACtcttcaacattttctttggcggaCGTTTCCCCACAG GAAACGTTCACGTGTACACCAACCAGGGAGCCTCCTACTCTCAGTTCTACCAGCCTCGTCGGCGACGACCTTATGAGAGACGTGAGGATGTGGCGGAGGACAACCCGAGTCAA AACACCTTCACAGCTCTGCTGCAGCTCCTCCCTGTCCTGGTGCTGATCCTCATCTCGGTATTCACTCAGATGATGGCCACCAACCCGCCGTACAGTCTCTTCTATAAGCC GAGCATGGGCCTGGTGGTTTCCCGGGAAACGCAGCACATGGGCGTTCCGTACTACGTGGATAAAGGTTTTGAGAAGGAATACAGCGGCGACGCCCTGGACGAGCTGGAGAAGACGATAGAAAGCGACTACATTGAACACTTGCAGAGCAGCTGTTGGAAGGAGAAACAGCAAA AGTCAGACTTGATGAACCTCGGGCAGCTCTACCGAGACGAGCGTCTGAAGCAGAAGGCGGAGTCCATGAGGTTGGACAACTGCGACAAGTTGCACAGACTGGTCGGACGTCAGAGAG gaggcggcacggtagaaGCCTGGTTTGCACGTCTGTgtcgcagttctgagggcccgggttcacatcccggacccgcctcctcgtgcctgcgtggattttctccgg tttag
- the dnajc18 gene encoding dnaJ homolog subfamily C member 18 isoform X3, with protein sequence MHSKLLHNSTVVKRDKRAIGNAYAVLSNPEKRQQYDQYGDQSPAAESASQPTTHHRHYRNFHRDFEADISPEELFNIFFGGRFPTGNVHVYTNQGASYSQFYQPRRRRPYERREDVAEDNPSQNTFTALLQLLPVLVLILISVFTQMMATNPPYSLFYKPSMGLVVSRETQHMGVPYYVDKGFEKEYSGDALDELEKTIESDYIEHLQSSCWKEKQQKSDLMNLGQLYRDERLKQKAESMRLDNCDKLHRLVGRQRGGGTVEAWFARLCRSSEGPGSHPGPASSCLRGFSPGVNGCLSLCTLRLAGNQFRVCPASCLFTAGIGSSTPCDPCEDKRQRKWMDGLEYTLDKAPHLVCGVLPSQTLTAPQAFGADPRLRRLHDELGREKLLDLLKDVTLHLQGHVVHVVIQTVVHDGVLKHQHDVPLELGRGPHGTALDILLNGGQVHGPAPLKNVS encoded by the exons ATGCATTCAAAG ttgCTTCACAACAGTACAGTCGTCAAACGTGACAAGCGTG CGATCGGCAACGCGTACGCGGTGCTAAGCAATCCGGAGAAAAGGCAGCAGTATGATCAGTATGGCGACCAATCGCCAGCAGCTGAGAGTGCATCCCAACCCACCACTCACCATCGCCACTACCGAAACTTCCACAGAGACTTTGAGGCCGACATATCCCCCGAGGAACtcttcaacattttctttggcggaCGTTTCCCCACAG GAAACGTTCACGTGTACACCAACCAGGGAGCCTCCTACTCTCAGTTCTACCAGCCTCGTCGGCGACGACCTTATGAGAGACGTGAGGATGTGGCGGAGGACAACCCGAGTCAA AACACCTTCACAGCTCTGCTGCAGCTCCTCCCTGTCCTGGTGCTGATCCTCATCTCGGTATTCACTCAGATGATGGCCACCAACCCGCCGTACAGTCTCTTCTATAAGCC GAGCATGGGCCTGGTGGTTTCCCGGGAAACGCAGCACATGGGCGTTCCGTACTACGTGGATAAAGGTTTTGAGAAGGAATACAGCGGCGACGCCCTGGACGAGCTGGAGAAGACGATAGAAAGCGACTACATTGAACACTTGCAGAGCAGCTGTTGGAAGGAGAAACAGCAAA AGTCAGACTTGATGAACCTCGGGCAGCTCTACCGAGACGAGCGTCTGAAGCAGAAGGCGGAGTCCATGAGGTTGGACAACTGCGACAAGTTGCACAGACTGGTCGGACGTCAGAGAG gaggcggcacggtagaaGCCTGGTTTGCACGTCTGTgtcgcagttctgagggcccgggttcacatcccggacccgcctcctcgtgcctgcgtggattttctccgg gtgtgaatggttgtttgtctctatgtaccctgcgattggctggcaaccagtttagggtgtgccccgcttcctgcctgtttacagctgggataggctccagcactccctgcgacccttgtgaggataagcggcaaagaaaatggatggatggacttgaaTATACTTTGGACAAAG CGCCGCACCTTGTCTGTGGAGTCCTGCCGTCGCAGACCCTCACGGCCCCTCAGGCCTTTGGCGCCGATCCCAGACTCCGACGTCTCCATGATGAGTTGGGTCGCGAGAAACTGCTGGATCTGCTCAAGGACGTCACGCTGCATCTCCAGGGCCATGTGGTACACGTCGTGATCCAAACTGTTGTACATGATGGCGTTCTGAAACATCAGCATGATGTCCCGCTGGAACTCGGCCGTGGTCCGCATGGAACCGCTCTCGATATTCTTCTTAATGGTGGCCAGGTCCATGGGCCTGCACCATTGAAGAATGTGAGCTGA
- the dnajc18 gene encoding dnaJ homolog subfamily C member 18 isoform X1 codes for MDKDEADRLIDKAKLLLRSGRKDRALELLYEAQNIYPSTRARGLIDAIVKNGSNAAPEANHVPPPRGWRDEDFGSAEKSQVSGDSRKSYTEEQRQGVHRIKNCRDFYEILGVPKNSSDEDLKKAYRKLALKFHPDKNFAPGATDAFKAIGNAYAVLSNPEKRQQYDQYGDQSPAAESASQPTTHHRHYRNFHRDFEADISPEELFNIFFGGRFPTGNVHVYTNQGASYSQFYQPRRRRPYERREDVAEDNPSQNTFTALLQLLPVLVLILISVFTQMMATNPPYSLFYKPSMGLVVSRETQHMGVPYYVDKGFEKEYSGDALDELEKTIESDYIEHLQSSCWKEKQQKSDLMNLGQLYRDERLKQKAESMRLDNCDKLHRLVGRQRGGGTVEAWFARLCRSSEGPGSHPGPASSCLRGFSPGVNGCLSLCTLRLAGNQFRVCPASCLFTAGIGSSTPCDPCEDKRQRKWMDGLEYTLDKAPHLVCGVLPSQTLTAPQAFGADPRLRRLHDELGREKLLDLLKDVTLHLQGHVVHVVIQTVVHDGVLKHQHDVPLELGRGPHGTALDILLNGGQVHGPAPLKNVS; via the exons ATGGATAAAGACGAAGCGGATCGGCTGATAGACAAGGCGAAGCTTTTGTTACGGTCAGGACGGAAGGACCGAGCGCTGGAGCTGCTCTACGAAGCTCAGAATATCTACCCCAGCACGCGGGCCAGAG GGCTGATTGACGCCATAGTTAAAAATGGAAGCAACGCAGCTCCGGAAGCGAACCACGTGCCCCCGCCTAGAGGCTGGAGAGATGAGGACTTTGGAAGCGCAGAGAAAAGTCAGGTGAGCGGCGACAGCAGGAAGAGCTACACGGAAGAGCAGCGCCAGGGTGTTCACAG GATTAAGAATTGCAGAGACTTCTATGAGATTCTTGGTGTTCCCAAGAATTCCAGCGATGAAGATCTGAAGAAAGCGTACAGGAAGCTGGCCCTCAAGTTCCACCCTGACAAAAACTTTGCTCCTGGGGCCACGGATGCATTCAAAG CGATCGGCAACGCGTACGCGGTGCTAAGCAATCCGGAGAAAAGGCAGCAGTATGATCAGTATGGCGACCAATCGCCAGCAGCTGAGAGTGCATCCCAACCCACCACTCACCATCGCCACTACCGAAACTTCCACAGAGACTTTGAGGCCGACATATCCCCCGAGGAACtcttcaacattttctttggcggaCGTTTCCCCACAG GAAACGTTCACGTGTACACCAACCAGGGAGCCTCCTACTCTCAGTTCTACCAGCCTCGTCGGCGACGACCTTATGAGAGACGTGAGGATGTGGCGGAGGACAACCCGAGTCAA AACACCTTCACAGCTCTGCTGCAGCTCCTCCCTGTCCTGGTGCTGATCCTCATCTCGGTATTCACTCAGATGATGGCCACCAACCCGCCGTACAGTCTCTTCTATAAGCC GAGCATGGGCCTGGTGGTTTCCCGGGAAACGCAGCACATGGGCGTTCCGTACTACGTGGATAAAGGTTTTGAGAAGGAATACAGCGGCGACGCCCTGGACGAGCTGGAGAAGACGATAGAAAGCGACTACATTGAACACTTGCAGAGCAGCTGTTGGAAGGAGAAACAGCAAA AGTCAGACTTGATGAACCTCGGGCAGCTCTACCGAGACGAGCGTCTGAAGCAGAAGGCGGAGTCCATGAGGTTGGACAACTGCGACAAGTTGCACAGACTGGTCGGACGTCAGAGAG gaggcggcacggtagaaGCCTGGTTTGCACGTCTGTgtcgcagttctgagggcccgggttcacatcccggacccgcctcctcgtgcctgcgtggattttctccgg gtgtgaatggttgtttgtctctatgtaccctgcgattggctggcaaccagtttagggtgtgccccgcttcctgcctgtttacagctgggataggctccagcactccctgcgacccttgtgaggataagcggcaaagaaaatggatggatggacttgaaTATACTTTGGACAAAG CGCCGCACCTTGTCTGTGGAGTCCTGCCGTCGCAGACCCTCACGGCCCCTCAGGCCTTTGGCGCCGATCCCAGACTCCGACGTCTCCATGATGAGTTGGGTCGCGAGAAACTGCTGGATCTGCTCAAGGACGTCACGCTGCATCTCCAGGGCCATGTGGTACACGTCGTGATCCAAACTGTTGTACATGATGGCGTTCTGAAACATCAGCATGATGTCCCGCTGGAACTCGGCCGTGGTCCGCATGGAACCGCTCTCGATATTCTTCTTAATGGTGGCCAGGTCCATGGGCCTGCACCATTGAAGAATGTGAGCTGA